In one Elephas maximus indicus isolate mEleMax1 chromosome 9, mEleMax1 primary haplotype, whole genome shotgun sequence genomic region, the following are encoded:
- the NCBP1 gene encoding nuclear cap-binding protein subunit 1 isoform X2 produces the protein MQKIYESSARLLPEKLTIYTTLVGLLNARNYNFGGEFVEAMIRQLKESLKANNYNEAVYLVRFLSDLVNCHVIAAPSMVAMFENFVSVTQEEDVPQVRQDWYVYAFLSSLPWVGKELYEKKDAEMDRIFANTESYLKRRQKTHIPMLQVWTADKPHPQEEYLDCLWAQIQKLKKDRWQERHILRPYLAFDSILCEALQHNLPPFTPPPHTEDSVYPMPRVVFRMFDYTDDPEGPVMPGSHSVERFVIEENLHCIIKSHWKERKTCAAQLVSYPGKNKIPLNYHIVEVIFAELFQLPAPPHIDVMYTTLLIELCKLQPGSLPQVLAQATEMLYMRLDTMNTTCVDRFINWFSHHLSNFQFRWSWEDWSDCLTQDPESPKPKFVREVLEKCMRLSYHQRILDIVPPTFSALCPANPTCIYKYGDESSNSLPGHSVALCLSVAFKSKATNDEIFSILKDVPNPNQDDDDDEGFSFNPLKIEVFVQTLLHLAAKSFSHSFSALAKFHEVFKTLAESDEGKLHVLRVMFEVWRNHPQMIAVLVDKMIRTQIVDCAAVANWIFSSELSRDFTRLFVWEILHSTIRKMSKHVLKIQKELEEAKEKLARQHKRRSDDDDRSSDRKDGALEEQIERLQEKVESAQSEQKNLFLVIFQRFIMILTEHLVRCETDGTNVLTPWYKNCIERLQQIFLQHHLIIQQYMVTLENLLFTAELDPHILAVFQQFCALQA, from the exons GTTCGCTTTTTATCTGATCTTGTGAACTGTCATGTAATAGCTGCCCCatcaatggttgctatgtttgaaaattttgtaAGTGTAACTCAGGAAGAAGATGTACCTCAG gTGCGGCAGGATTGGTATGTGTATGCATTTCTATCGTCTTTGCCCTGGGTTGGAAAGGAATTGTACGAAAAGAAAGATGCAGAAATGGACcgcatctttgccaacactgaaAGCTATCTGAA AAGACGCCAAAAGACTCATATACCCATGTTACAAGTATGGACTGCTGATAAACCACATCCCCAAGAAGAG TATTTAGATTGCCTGTGGGCCCAGATTCAGAAATTGAAAAAGGATCGCTGGCAGGAACGGCACATCCTAAGACCTTATCTTGCCTTTGACAGCATCCTGTGTGAAGCCCTGCAGCACAATCTGCCTCCTTTTACTCCACCTCCTCACACGGAAGACTCGGTGTACCCGATGCCGCGGGTCGTCTTTAGGATGTTTGATTACACGGATGACCCTGAG GGTCCTGTTATGCCAGGGAGTCATTCCGTGGAAAGATTTGTAATAGAAGAGAATCTTCACTGCATCATTAAGTCCCactggaaggaaaggaagacgTG TGCCGCACAACTAGTGAGCTATCCAGGGAAGAACAAGATCCCCTTGAACTACCACATAGTTGAG GTGATCTTTGCAGAGCTGTTTCAGCTTCCAGCACCCCCTCACATTGATGTGATGTATACAACACTTCTTATTGAACTGTGCAAACTTCAACCTGGCTCTCTGCCCCAAGTT CTTGCACAGGCAACTGAAATGTTATACATGCGTTTGGACACAATGAATACAACATGCGTAGATAG GTTTATTAATTGGTTCTCCCATCATCTAAGTAACTTTCAGTTCCGTTGGAGCTGGGAAGATTG GTCAGATTGTCTTACTCAAGATCCTGAAAGTCCCAAACCAAAGTTTGTAAGAGAAGTACTGGAAAAATGTATGAG GTTGTCTTACCATCAGCGTATATTAGATATCGTTCCTCCTACCTTCTCAGCTCTATGTCCTGCAAACCCAACCTGCATTTACAAGTATGGAGATGAAAGTAGCA ATTCTCTTCCTGGACATTCTGTTGCCCTCTGTTTATCTGTTGCCTTTAAAAGTAAGGCAACCAATGATGAAATCTTCAGCATTCTGAAAGATGTACCAAATCCTAACCAGGATGATGACGACG ATGAAGGATTCAGTTTTAACCCACTGAAAATCGAAGTCTTTGTACAGACTCTGCTACACTTGGCAGCCAAATCATTCAGCCACTCCTTCAGTGCTCTTGCGAA GTTTCATGAAGTCTTCAAAACCCTAGCTGAAAGTGATGAGGGGAAGTTACATGTCCTAAGAGTTATGTTTGAGGTCTGGCGGAACCATCCACAG ATGATTGCTGTACTAGTAGATAAGATGATTCGTACACAGATTGTTGACTGTGCTGCAGTAGCAAATTGGATCTTCTCTTCAGAACTATCCCGTGACTTTACTAG ATTGTTTGTTTGGGAAATCTTGCACTCCACAATTCGTAAGATGAGCAAACATGTTCTGAAGATCCAGAAAGAGCTAGAAGAAGCTAAAGAAAAACTTGCAAGGCAACACAAACGG CGAAGTGATGATGATGACAGAAGCAGTGACAGGAAAGATGGGGCTCTTGAGGAGCAAATAGAAAGGCTACAGGAAAAAGTGGAGTCAGCTCAGAGTGAACAAAAGAACCTCTTCCTTGTCATATTTCAG CGTTTTATCATGATCTTGACTGAGCACTTGGTACGATGTGAAACTGATGGGACCAATGTATTAACACCATGGTATAAGAACTGTATAGAGAGGCTCCAGCAGATCTTCTTACAG CATCACCTAATAATCCAGCAGTACATGGTGACCCTGGAGAACCTTCTCTTCACCGCTGAATTAGACCCTCACATCCTGGCTGTGTTCCAGCAGTTCTGTGCCCTGCAGGCCTAA
- the NCBP1 gene encoding nuclear cap-binding protein subunit 1 isoform X3: MPRVVFRMFDYTDDPEGPVMPGSHSVERFVIEENLHCIIKSHWKERKTCAAQLVSYPGKNKIPLNYHIVEVIFAELFQLPAPPHIDVMYTTLLIELCKLQPGSLPQVLAQATEMLYMRLDTMNTTCVDRFINWFSHHLSNFQFRWSWEDWSDCLTQDPESPKPKFVREVLEKCMRLSYHQRILDIVPPTFSALCPANPTCIYKYGDESSNSLPGHSVALCLSVAFKSKATNDEIFSILKDVPNPNQDDDDDEGFSFNPLKIEVFVQTLLHLAAKSFSHSFSALAKFHEVFKTLAESDEGKLHVLRVMFEVWRNHPQMIAVLVDKMIRTQIVDCAAVANWIFSSELSRDFTRLFVWEILHSTIRKMSKHVLKIQKELEEAKEKLARQHKRRSDDDDRSSDRKDGALEEQIERLQEKVESAQSEQKNLFLVIFQRFIMILTEHLVRCETDGTNVLTPWYKNCIERLQQIFLQHHLIIQQYMVTLENLLFTAELDPHILAVFQQFCALQA, translated from the exons ATGCCGCGGGTCGTCTTTAGGATGTTTGATTACACGGATGACCCTGAG GGTCCTGTTATGCCAGGGAGTCATTCCGTGGAAAGATTTGTAATAGAAGAGAATCTTCACTGCATCATTAAGTCCCactggaaggaaaggaagacgTG TGCCGCACAACTAGTGAGCTATCCAGGGAAGAACAAGATCCCCTTGAACTACCACATAGTTGAG GTGATCTTTGCAGAGCTGTTTCAGCTTCCAGCACCCCCTCACATTGATGTGATGTATACAACACTTCTTATTGAACTGTGCAAACTTCAACCTGGCTCTCTGCCCCAAGTT CTTGCACAGGCAACTGAAATGTTATACATGCGTTTGGACACAATGAATACAACATGCGTAGATAG GTTTATTAATTGGTTCTCCCATCATCTAAGTAACTTTCAGTTCCGTTGGAGCTGGGAAGATTG GTCAGATTGTCTTACTCAAGATCCTGAAAGTCCCAAACCAAAGTTTGTAAGAGAAGTACTGGAAAAATGTATGAG GTTGTCTTACCATCAGCGTATATTAGATATCGTTCCTCCTACCTTCTCAGCTCTATGTCCTGCAAACCCAACCTGCATTTACAAGTATGGAGATGAAAGTAGCA ATTCTCTTCCTGGACATTCTGTTGCCCTCTGTTTATCTGTTGCCTTTAAAAGTAAGGCAACCAATGATGAAATCTTCAGCATTCTGAAAGATGTACCAAATCCTAACCAGGATGATGACGACG ATGAAGGATTCAGTTTTAACCCACTGAAAATCGAAGTCTTTGTACAGACTCTGCTACACTTGGCAGCCAAATCATTCAGCCACTCCTTCAGTGCTCTTGCGAA GTTTCATGAAGTCTTCAAAACCCTAGCTGAAAGTGATGAGGGGAAGTTACATGTCCTAAGAGTTATGTTTGAGGTCTGGCGGAACCATCCACAG ATGATTGCTGTACTAGTAGATAAGATGATTCGTACACAGATTGTTGACTGTGCTGCAGTAGCAAATTGGATCTTCTCTTCAGAACTATCCCGTGACTTTACTAG ATTGTTTGTTTGGGAAATCTTGCACTCCACAATTCGTAAGATGAGCAAACATGTTCTGAAGATCCAGAAAGAGCTAGAAGAAGCTAAAGAAAAACTTGCAAGGCAACACAAACGG CGAAGTGATGATGATGACAGAAGCAGTGACAGGAAAGATGGGGCTCTTGAGGAGCAAATAGAAAGGCTACAGGAAAAAGTGGAGTCAGCTCAGAGTGAACAAAAGAACCTCTTCCTTGTCATATTTCAG CGTTTTATCATGATCTTGACTGAGCACTTGGTACGATGTGAAACTGATGGGACCAATGTATTAACACCATGGTATAAGAACTGTATAGAGAGGCTCCAGCAGATCTTCTTACAG CATCACCTAATAATCCAGCAGTACATGGTGACCCTGGAGAACCTTCTCTTCACCGCTGAATTAGACCCTCACATCCTGGCTGTGTTCCAGCAGTTCTGTGCCCTGCAGGCCTAA